Proteins from one Juglans microcarpa x Juglans regia isolate MS1-56 chromosome 1S, Jm3101_v1.0, whole genome shotgun sequence genomic window:
- the LOC121246399 gene encoding 7-deoxyloganetic acid glucosyl transferase-like, which produces MSSINMEEEPNTPPPHVLIFPLPAQGHVNSMLKLAELLALAGLHVTFLNTDYNQDRLFRHTNVQARFAGFPGFQFKIIPDGLPVEHPRGGDHFYEMFNSMNLVTKPLLREMLVSSKLQYYDDSGSSINNIRSGPVNCIIADGILTFPIDVGNELGIPVIHFRTISACAFWIYFSVPDMEEAGELPNITSGKEDMDRIITKVPGMETFLRCRDLPNVNRIGHQENPLQVIGELTRQSTRAHALILNTFEDLDRPVLSHIRTQIPRIYTLGPLHALLKHKVGSKTTTSSVQSQSSNSLFQEDRNCITWLDAQPLKSVIYVSFGSLAKLTRYEMREFWYGLINSKKRFLWVIRPDMVDGKDDDGQIQVELVEGTKERGYMAEWVPQEEVLAHPAVGGFFTHSGWNSTIESIIAGVPMICWPYFADQQVNSRFVSEVWKLGMDMKDECDRVVVEKMVNDLMAERREEFIISTDTMARLARESVSEGGYSYCNLERLIEDIRLMCVGSK; this is translated from the exons ATGAGTTCAATTAACATGGAAGAAGAGCCAAATACTCCTCCTCCTCATGTTCTCATCTTCCCCCTTCCCGCACAGGGACATGTCAACTCCATGCTCAAGCTGGCCGAGCTTCTTGCCCTAGCCGGCCTCCACGTCACGTTCCTCAACACTGACTACAACCAAGATCGTCTTTTTCGTCACACCAATGTCCAGGCCCGTTTTGCCGGCTTTCCTGGTTTCCAATTCAAGATCATCCCCGACGGCCTTCCGGTCGAGCACCCACGGGGCGGTGACCACTTCTATGAGATGTTTAATAGCATGAATTTGGTCACTAAACCACTGCTTAGAGAGATGCTGGTTTCTagtaaattacaatattatgaTGATTCGGGCagtagtattaataatattagatcAGGGCCAGTGAATTGCATCATAGCTGATGGGATCCTAACCTTTCCTATTGATGTCGGCAATGAACTTGGCATTCCGGTCATTCATTTCCGTACCATCAGTGCTTGTGCCTTCTGGATTTACTTTTCCGTTCCAGATATGGAAGAGGCGGGGGAGCTTCCCAATATTACATCAG GAAAGGAAGACATGGATCGCATTATAACAAAAGTGCCAGGCATGGAAACATTTCTCCGGTGCCGAGACCTTCCGAATGTTAACCGAATCGGCCATCAGGAAAACCCACTCCAAGTCATTGGGGAGTTGACCAGACAGTCCACTCGAGCCCATGCACTGATACTCAACACGTTTGAAGACCTAGACAGGCCTGTGCTTTCCCACATACGTACTCAAATTCCCCGAATCTATACCCTCGGACCCCTCCACGCACTTTTGAAACACAAAGTTGGATCCAAAACTACTACCTCGTCAGTGCAGTCTCAGTCTTCGAACAGCCTCTTCCAAGAGGACAGAAACTGCATAACGTGGCTCGACGCTCAGCCATTGAAGTCTGTAATCTACGTGAGCTTCGGAAGCCTTGCAAAACTGACAAGGTACGAGATGAGAGAGTTTTGGTATGGTTTAATCAATAGCAAGAAAAGATTCCTGTGGGTCATCCGACCAGACATGGTGGACGGGAAAGATGACGACGGTCAGATTCAGGTGGAGCTGGTGGAAGGGACAAAGGAGAGGGGCTATATGGCGGAATGGGTCCCACAAGAGGAGGTCCTGGCCCACCCGGCCGTAGGTGGGTTTTTCACCCACAGTGGGTGGAACTCAACCATAGAGAGTATAATTGCTGGGGTTCCCATGATTTGCTGGCCTTACTTTGCTGATCAGCAAGTGAACAGTAGGTTTGTCAGTGAGGTTTGGAAGCTTGGGATGGACATGAAGGACGAGTGCGATAGGGTTGTCGTGGAAAAGATGGTGAATGATCTGATGGCGGAAAGGAGGGAGGAGTTCATCATATCAACGGATACAATGGCTAGGTTGGCAAGAGAAAGTGTGAGTGAAGGTGGGTACTCTTACTGTAATTTGGAACGTTTGATCGAGGACATAAGGTTGATGTGTGTTGGTTCAAAGTAA
- the LOC121246466 gene encoding 17.3 kDa class I heat shock protein-like: MLHESIEWSGTFIRIIRGFLRRSLKIVNLITISNSSNRNQTSMSMIPSIFGRRSNIFDPISLEVWDPFEGFPFPQRSEIPSSSEMSSIAHAKVDWKETPTAHIFKADVPGLKKEEVKVEVEDGRILQISGERNRENEQKTDTWHRVERSSGKFARSFRLPENVKANEVKAAMEDGVLTVTVPKEEVKRPDIKSIQISG; encoded by the coding sequence ATGCTCCATGAGTCCATAGAATGGTCTGGAACGTTCATCCGGATTATAAGAGGTTTCCTTCGTCGGTCTCTTAAAATCGTCAATTTGATTACCATTTCCAATTCCTCGAATCGAAATCAAACAAGCATGTCGATGATTCCATCCATTTTCGGACGCCGATCCAACATCTTCGACCCAATCTCATTGGAGGTGTGGGACCCTTTTGAGGGTTTTCCCTTCCCTCAACGCTCCGAGATCCCTTCTTCCTCCGAGATGTCTTCCATTGCGCACGCTAAGGTCGACTGGAAGGAGACCCCGACCGCTCACATCTTCAAGGCGGACGTGCCGGGACTGAAGAAGGAAGAGGTTAAGGTGGAGGTCGAGGACGGGCGGATCCTCCAGATCAGTGGGGAAAGGAATCGTGAGAACGAGCAGAAGACAGATACCTGGCACCGCGTGGAGCGTAGCAGCGGGAAGTTCGCAAGGAGTTTCAGGTTGCCAGAGAATGTCAAGGCCAATGAGGTGAAAGCAGCCATGGAGGATGGAGTGCTCACTGTGACCGTGCCCAAGGAGGAAGTCAAGAGGCCTGATATTAAGTCCATACAGATTTCTGGTTAG